The Streptomyces sp. NBC_01689 genome includes a window with the following:
- a CDS encoding (2Fe-2S)-binding protein produces the protein MATAYRSGWHFIDLATAIPHTGDSLMVTVFGEPVVVTRDEEEDVRAYRCLRRPRGAPQPVRCAIRYGMIFVNLDQRDHQLAEPEAPDVRTISATPRSA, from the coding sequence ATGGCTACCGCCTACCGCTCCGGCTGGCACTTCATCGACCTGGCGACCGCGATCCCGCACACCGGGGACTCGCTGATGGTGACCGTGTTCGGAGAGCCGGTCGTCGTCACCCGGGACGAGGAAGAGGACGTACGGGCGTACCGGTGTCTGCGACGGCCGCGCGGCGCGCCGCAGCCCGTGCGATGTGCCATCAGGTACGGAATGATCTTTGTGAACCTCGACCAGCGTGACCACCAGCTGGCCGAGCCGGAAGCCCCGGATGTAAGGACCATCTCAGCCACCCCCCGCAGTGCCTGA
- a CDS encoding helix-turn-helix transcriptional regulator, which produces MAGHGTDRHPHGADRLCDAGDRVYSRAVRRGRVPRADAESVPCLVELALLHPDPDDMGWLVPTSPQEVMTRLIRGVYEEVSASQTRVGDAVTAFEWYAGLGGRTQTRAEGVAIRVLDGLPRIRAAMDEATEACTDEVLTVQPGGIRREDELSEGLHRALEMRRRGVRMRDLYTHVARHGQGLHNYMEMMEGAAEARTLDEVVERLILFDRKVAFIPANDDRTIALELRHPALVSYLVTVFERLWRLAIPLAAPLPETGIDGITHRERSIAALLAEGHQDAVVAERLGISVRTCRAHIARLSETLGAASRTQLGVRIAQAGLDGPPRSPEPLPVSSPGPESPTVR; this is translated from the coding sequence ATGGCCGGGCACGGGACGGACAGGCATCCGCACGGCGCTGACCGACTCTGCGACGCCGGGGACCGGGTGTACTCCCGGGCCGTGCGGCGCGGACGGGTGCCGCGCGCGGACGCGGAGTCGGTGCCCTGCCTGGTCGAGCTGGCGCTGCTGCACCCGGACCCCGACGACATGGGATGGCTGGTGCCGACCTCGCCGCAGGAGGTCATGACGCGGCTGATCCGGGGTGTGTACGAGGAGGTCAGCGCGAGTCAGACGCGGGTGGGCGACGCGGTGACGGCGTTCGAGTGGTATGCCGGGCTCGGAGGCCGGACGCAGACGCGGGCCGAGGGCGTCGCGATCCGGGTCCTCGACGGACTGCCCAGGATCCGGGCCGCGATGGACGAGGCCACCGAGGCGTGCACCGACGAGGTCCTGACCGTGCAGCCGGGCGGCATCCGCCGCGAGGACGAGCTGTCGGAAGGCCTGCACCGGGCGCTGGAGATGCGCCGGCGGGGCGTGCGGATGCGGGACCTGTACACGCACGTGGCGCGGCACGGCCAGGGCCTGCACAACTACATGGAGATGATGGAGGGGGCGGCGGAGGCCCGGACGCTCGACGAGGTGGTGGAGCGGCTCATCCTCTTCGACCGCAAGGTGGCGTTCATCCCGGCCAACGACGACCGCACGATAGCGCTGGAGCTGCGGCATCCGGCGCTGGTCTCCTACCTGGTGACGGTCTTCGAGCGGCTGTGGAGGCTGGCGATACCGCTCGCCGCCCCGCTCCCGGAGACCGGCATCGACGGCATCACCCACCGGGAGCGCTCGATCGCGGCGCTGCTCGCCGAGGGGCACCAGGACGCGGTGGTCGCCGAACGGCTGGGGATCAGTGTGCGGACCTGCCGGGCGCACATCGCGCGCCTCTCGGAGACTCTGGGCGCGGCGAGCCGGACGCAGCTGGGCGTCCGGATCGCGCAGGCGGGCCTCGACGGGCCGCCGCGCTCCCCGGAGCCGCTGCCGGTCAGCTCTCCTGGTCCAGAATCCCCGACTGTGCGATGA
- a CDS encoding pyridoxamine 5'-phosphate oxidase family protein, with protein sequence MAAHPVEPRDPDPAYLAFWRERHLCTLTTLRADGSPHVVPVGVTYDPQAGLARVITRGTSAKAKHVTAAGAEGARVAVCQVDGRRWATLEGRATVSADPSRVAEAERRYAERYGRTPSPNPARVVIEISLTSALGHG encoded by the coding sequence ATGGCCGCACATCCGGTGGAACCGCGCGATCCCGACCCCGCCTACCTCGCCTTCTGGCGGGAACGGCATCTGTGCACCCTGACCACGCTCCGGGCGGACGGCAGCCCGCACGTCGTCCCCGTCGGGGTCACCTACGATCCACAGGCCGGTCTGGCCCGGGTCATCACCCGCGGGACCAGCGCCAAGGCGAAACACGTGACGGCCGCGGGGGCCGAGGGCGCCCGGGTCGCGGTCTGCCAGGTGGACGGGCGGCGGTGGGCGACCCTGGAGGGGCGCGCGACCGTCTCCGCCGATCCCTCACGTGTCGCGGAGGCCGAGCGGCGGTACGCGGAGCGGTACGGCAGGACGCCCTCGCCCAACCCGGCCCGGGTGGTGATCGAGATCAGCCTGACCTCGGCCCTGGGGCACGGCTGA
- the clpB gene encoding ATP-dependent chaperone ClpB, whose product MDAELTNRSRDAINAATSRAVSGGHPDLTPAHLLLALLGGQDNENIIDLLAAVDADQASVRAGAERVLAALPSVTGSTVAPPQPDRELLAVIAEAADRAKELGDEYLSTEHLLIGIAAKGGRSGDVLSQQGAGAKKLLEAFQKTRGGRRVTTPDPEGQYKALEKFGTDFTAAARDGKLDPVIGRDQEIRRVVQVLSRRTKNNPVLIGEPGVGKTAVVEGLAQRIVKGDVPESLKDKRLVSLDLGAMVAGAKYRGEFEERLKTVLAEIKDSDGQIITFIDELHTVVGAGAGGDSSMDAGNMLKPMLARGELRMVGATTLDEYRERIEKDPALERRFQQVLVAEPSVEDTIAILRGLKGRYEAHHKVVIADSALVAAATLSDRYITSRFLPDKAIDLVDEAASRLRMEIDSSPVEIDELQRSVDRSKMEELALSKETDAASKERLEKLRRDLADKEEELRGLTARWEKEKQSLNRVGELKEKLDELRGQAERAQRDGDFDTASKLLYGEIPTLERDLEEASEAEEEAVGDTMVKEEVGPDDIADVVGSWTGIPAGRLLEGETQKLLRMEEELGRRLIGQSEAVQAVSDAVRRTRAGIADPDRPTGSFLFLGPTGVGKTELAKALADFLFDDERAMIRIDMSEYGEKHSVARLVGAPPGYVGYEEGGQLTEAVRRRPYSVVLLDEVEKAHPEVFDILLQVLDDGRLTDGQGRTVDFRNTILILTSNLGSQYLVEPLTSAEEKKQQVLEVVRSSFKPEFLNRLDDLVVFSALDSQELERIARLQIERLARRLAQRRITLEVTDAALAWLATEGNDPAYGARPLRRLVQTAIGDRLAKEILAGEVKDGDTVRVDGFGEGLLVGPATGKTL is encoded by the coding sequence GTGGACGCCGAGCTGACCAACAGGAGCCGGGACGCGATCAACGCGGCCACCAGCCGGGCCGTGTCCGGGGGGCACCCGGACCTGACCCCCGCACACCTGCTGCTCGCGCTGCTCGGGGGGCAGGACAACGAGAACATCATCGATCTGCTGGCCGCCGTCGACGCGGACCAGGCCTCCGTACGGGCCGGCGCCGAACGGGTCCTGGCCGCCCTGCCCAGCGTGACCGGGTCGACCGTCGCGCCGCCGCAGCCCGACCGCGAGCTGCTCGCCGTCATCGCCGAGGCGGCCGACAGGGCCAAGGAGCTCGGCGACGAGTACCTGTCGACCGAGCACCTGCTCATCGGCATCGCCGCGAAGGGCGGCCGGAGCGGGGACGTACTCTCGCAGCAGGGCGCCGGTGCGAAGAAGCTGCTGGAGGCGTTCCAGAAGACCAGGGGAGGGCGCCGGGTGACGACCCCGGATCCTGAGGGCCAGTACAAGGCACTCGAAAAGTTCGGTACGGACTTCACGGCCGCCGCGCGCGACGGCAAGCTCGACCCGGTCATCGGCCGGGACCAGGAGATCCGCCGGGTGGTCCAGGTGCTGTCCCGGCGCACCAAGAACAACCCCGTCCTCATCGGCGAGCCCGGCGTCGGCAAGACCGCCGTCGTGGAGGGCCTCGCCCAGCGGATCGTGAAGGGCGACGTGCCCGAGTCCCTCAAGGACAAGCGGCTCGTCTCGCTGGACCTCGGCGCCATGGTGGCCGGGGCGAAGTACCGGGGCGAGTTCGAGGAGCGGCTCAAGACCGTCCTGGCGGAGATCAAGGACTCCGACGGGCAGATCATCACCTTCATCGACGAGCTGCACACCGTGGTGGGCGCGGGCGCCGGGGGTGACTCCTCGATGGACGCCGGCAACATGCTCAAGCCCATGCTCGCCCGCGGCGAGCTGCGGATGGTCGGCGCCACGACCCTCGACGAGTACCGCGAGCGGATCGAGAAGGACCCGGCCCTGGAGCGCCGCTTCCAGCAGGTCCTGGTCGCCGAGCCGAGCGTCGAGGACACCATCGCGATCCTGCGCGGGCTCAAGGGGCGCTACGAGGCCCACCACAAGGTCGTGATCGCGGACAGCGCGCTGGTGGCCGCCGCGACCCTCTCCGACCGGTACATCACCTCCCGCTTCCTGCCCGACAAGGCCATCGACCTCGTCGACGAGGCCGCGTCCCGGCTGCGCATGGAGATCGACTCCTCCCCCGTGGAGATCGACGAACTCCAGCGCTCCGTGGACCGCTCGAAGATGGAGGAGCTCGCGCTCAGCAAGGAGACGGACGCCGCCAGCAAGGAGCGTCTGGAGAAGCTGCGCCGCGACCTCGCCGACAAGGAGGAGGAGCTGCGCGGTCTGACCGCCCGCTGGGAGAAGGAGAAGCAGTCCCTCAACCGCGTCGGCGAGCTGAAGGAGAAGCTCGACGAACTGCGCGGCCAGGCCGAACGTGCCCAGCGCGACGGTGACTTCGACACCGCCAGCAAGCTGCTCTACGGGGAGATCCCGACCCTGGAGCGGGATCTGGAGGAGGCCTCCGAGGCCGAGGAGGAGGCCGTCGGCGACACGATGGTGAAGGAGGAGGTCGGCCCGGACGACATCGCCGATGTCGTGGGCTCCTGGACCGGCATCCCCGCCGGGCGCCTCCTGGAGGGCGAGACACAGAAACTGCTGCGCATGGAGGAGGAGCTCGGCCGCCGGCTGATCGGCCAGAGCGAGGCCGTGCAGGCCGTGTCCGATGCCGTGCGGCGCACCCGCGCGGGCATCGCCGACCCGGACCGGCCCACCGGGTCCTTCCTCTTCCTCGGCCCGACCGGCGTCGGCAAGACCGAACTCGCCAAGGCCCTCGCGGACTTCCTCTTCGACGACGAGCGGGCCATGATCCGCATCGACATGAGCGAGTACGGCGAGAAGCACAGCGTCGCCCGGCTGGTCGGCGCCCCGCCCGGATACGTCGGGTACGAGGAGGGCGGCCAGCTCACGGAGGCCGTGCGCCGGCGCCCGTACAGCGTGGTCCTGCTCGACGAGGTGGAGAAGGCCCACCCGGAGGTCTTCGACATCCTTCTCCAGGTGCTGGACGACGGACGGCTCACGGACGGACAGGGCCGGACGGTCGACTTCCGCAACACCATCCTGATCCTCACCTCGAACCTGGGCAGCCAGTACCTGGTGGAGCCGCTGACCTCGGCGGAGGAGAAGAAGCAGCAGGTCCTGGAGGTCGTCCGCAGCTCCTTCAAGCCGGAGTTCCTCAACCGGCTGGACGACCTGGTGGTCTTCTCCGCCCTCGACAGCCAGGAGCTGGAGCGCATCGCCAGGCTCCAGATCGAGCGGCTCGCGCGGCGGCTGGCACAGCGCCGGATCACCCTGGAGGTCACCGACGCGGCCCTGGCGTGGCTCGCGACCGAGGGCAACGACCCGGCGTACGGCGCCCGGCCGCTGCGCCGCCTCGTGCAGACCGCGATCGGCGACCGGCTCGCCAAGGAGATCCTGGCGGGCGAGGTCAAGGACGGCGACACGGTCCGGGTGGACGGGTTCGGGGAAGGCCTGCTCGTGGGCCCCGCGACCGGCAAGACGCTCTGA
- a CDS encoding helix-turn-helix transcriptional regulator, translated as MTTNQTNATHPHGVTQLCEDGGRLYANALRTGRIAREDAEPAPCLVELALLHPDPDDPNWLRPVPPSVALAQRLNPIEREITERRRLSVELSDAFEPFMALSVQGVTPTHSITVLEGGDRINAALNLATAQCQHEMLTIQPSDRGSERSLLQGLERDRPLIERGVKIRTLYQHTARYSPDKLAYVAQLSDGKVEYRTIDELVERLIVCDESVAFIPTRDDQQVALELRHPGLVRYLIKVFEFIWGRAVPLTAGAPYETAPGGITNIQHSIAKLLVEGHVDEAIARRLGMNVRTCRAHVAKLATSLGSGSRAQLGYLIAQSGILDQES; from the coding sequence TTGACAACGAATCAGACCAATGCGACACATCCCCACGGTGTGACCCAGTTGTGCGAGGACGGAGGCCGTCTCTACGCGAACGCGCTGCGCACAGGACGAATCGCGCGCGAGGACGCGGAGCCGGCTCCCTGTCTGGTCGAACTGGCCCTCCTCCACCCCGATCCGGACGACCCGAACTGGCTGCGTCCGGTGCCCCCTTCGGTGGCGCTGGCCCAGCGACTCAACCCCATAGAGCGCGAGATCACCGAACGCAGGCGCCTCTCGGTCGAGTTGAGTGACGCTTTTGAGCCGTTCATGGCCCTCAGCGTCCAGGGGGTGACGCCCACCCACTCCATCACGGTGCTGGAGGGCGGCGACCGTATCAACGCGGCGCTGAACCTGGCGACCGCCCAGTGCCAGCACGAGATGCTCACCATCCAGCCGAGCGACCGCGGCTCCGAGCGCAGCCTCCTCCAGGGGCTGGAACGCGACCGGCCCCTGATCGAACGTGGTGTGAAGATCCGGACGCTGTATCAGCACACCGCCCGCTACAGTCCCGACAAACTCGCGTACGTGGCCCAGCTGTCCGACGGCAAGGTCGAGTACCGCACCATCGACGAGCTCGTGGAGCGACTCATCGTCTGCGACGAGAGCGTCGCCTTCATCCCCACCCGCGACGACCAGCAGGTCGCCCTGGAACTGCGCCACCCCGGGCTCGTCCGCTACCTGATCAAGGTCTTCGAGTTCATCTGGGGCCGCGCCGTCCCGCTCACCGCCGGCGCGCCCTACGAGACCGCCCCCGGCGGCATCACGAACATCCAGCACTCCATCGCCAAGCTCCTGGTGGAGGGCCATGTCGACGAGGCCATCGCCCGCCGTCTCGGCATGAACGTCCGTACCTGCCGGGCCCACGTCGCCAAGCTGGCCACGTCGCTCGGCAGTGGCAGCCGGGCCCAACTCGGCTATCTCATCGCACAGTCGGGGATTCTGGACCAGGAGAGCTGA